Proteins encoded together in one Campylobacter concisus window:
- the modB gene encoding molybdate ABC transporter permease subunit has protein sequence MNELANIDFEPFWLSLKLSFITTFILFFFCVGLAYFMSQKKFFGKAFLESIISLPLVLPPSVLGFYLLIFLSPYSFFGKFIEELFGVRLVFNFTGLVVASCIYSLPFMFGPIYAGLNSLKKSLFEASYSLGKSKLTTIFRVILPSIRSNLLTAIVVSFAHTMGEFGVVLMIGGSVAGESKVASIAIFEAVEMLDYTKAHIYALLMLIISFFVLFIVYFLNSKKA, from the coding sequence ATGAACGAGCTAGCAAATATTGATTTCGAGCCGTTTTGGCTCTCGCTAAAACTCTCTTTTATCACGACCTTTATCCTATTTTTCTTCTGCGTAGGGCTTGCTTACTTTATGTCGCAAAAGAAATTCTTTGGTAAGGCATTTTTAGAGTCCATCATCTCGCTGCCTTTGGTGCTGCCACCAAGCGTTCTTGGCTTTTATCTGCTCATTTTTCTCTCGCCTTACTCATTTTTTGGCAAATTTATCGAAGAGCTCTTTGGCGTGAGGCTAGTTTTTAACTTCACGGGCCTTGTTGTAGCAAGCTGCATCTACTCGCTGCCATTTATGTTTGGGCCTATTTATGCTGGGCTAAATAGCCTAAAAAAGAGCCTTTTTGAGGCGAGCTACAGCCTTGGAAAAAGCAAGCTCACGACCATTTTTAGAGTGATCTTGCCAAGTATCAGATCAAACTTACTAACCGCGATCGTTGTTAGTTTTGCTCATACGATGGGCGAGTTTGGCGTGGTTTTGATGATAGGTGGCAGCGTGGCTGGCGAGAGCAAGGTCGCTAGTATCGCGATATTTGAGGCGGTTGAGATGCTTGACTATACCAAAGCTCACATCTACGCTCTTTTGATGCTAATAATCAGCTTTTTCGTCCTTTTTATCGTCTATTTTTTAAATTCTAAAAAAGCTTAA
- a CDS encoding redoxin family protein produces the protein MIKVPTSIYLRTLDGKEFDFSAFARTHDCVVFIYPKIGEDFELLSEQLQMTAGMKGCTKQAINYKKLLKEFNDLGFMVVAIGSQDIAAQKKFEEETATGVMFLNDSEFMLERALELPVFAASNGHKFYFRQTLIIKGGNIRRAYIVDEPENDAKNMLEKIKNEDY, from the coding sequence ATGATAAAAGTGCCTACAAGCATCTATTTAAGGACTTTAGACGGTAAAGAATTTGACTTTTCAGCCTTTGCAAGGACCCACGACTGTGTAGTTTTTATCTATCCAAAGATAGGTGAGGACTTTGAGCTTTTAAGCGAGCAGCTGCAAATGACTGCTGGCATGAAGGGCTGCACGAAGCAAGCGATAAACTACAAAAAACTTCTTAAAGAATTTAACGATCTTGGCTTTATGGTAGTAGCTATTGGCTCCCAAGATATCGCAGCTCAGAAGAAATTTGAAGAAGAGACCGCAACTGGCGTGATGTTTTTAAACGATAGCGAGTTTATGCTAGAGCGCGCACTTGAACTACCGGTATTTGCAGCTTCAAATGGGCATAAATTTTACTTTCGTCAAACACTTATCATAAAAGGTGGCAATATAAGGCGCGCATATATCGTTGATGAACCTGAAAACGACGCTAAAAATATGCTGGAGAAGATAAAAAACGAAGACTACTAA
- a CDS encoding class I SAM-dependent methyltransferase has translation MDKNSKIEKSYDELTYKSAAFAQSSPYKLEACATLLGINPPPCKNAKVLEIGCSFGGNLIPFAVNNENARVVGIDLSGEQIRRGKEIVKEIGLQNLELIHGDICEFKSDEKFDYIIAHGVFSWVPDFVKDAILRVVRENLSQNGVAFISYNTYPGWKVKDILRDLMLLAAEKKEGIRDKLQSAKEALLVFKKVLLNRDSEAFEKAIPAKSLISKIDNILENSDNYIAHEFLEVINDPFYFKDFCNKIDKFDLAYLCESDLNDIFAPDFGNNLVDDFKKKHFGDRIQSEQFFDTLNMRPFRQSLIVHKEAYELVKEKHIGPSDIAKINVAVNFKKVGDMWVSANQDKAMPHDISWLCEIFHKIYPASINLSQILEVLPEDKLNVYTAFIRVLSSVFDEAIVGTKEFLDIKYEPGKTRLKEALVPYMRYFSKNGVEKDIVFANELNFSESNFLQEDFDIILEFNGKNTEADIVNKVIKNIKAGKLNLVNEKDQKHLAVHAKEYVKRLSIILSIGFAFEEIE, from the coding sequence ATGGACAAAAATAGCAAGATCGAAAAGTCTTATGATGAGCTAACATATAAATCAGCAGCATTTGCGCAGTCATCGCCCTATAAACTAGAGGCTTGCGCCACACTTCTTGGCATCAATCCACCGCCTTGCAAAAACGCAAAAGTTTTGGAGATAGGTTGCAGTTTTGGTGGAAATTTGATCCCATTTGCGGTAAATAACGAGAACGCAAGAGTAGTTGGCATCGATCTTAGCGGCGAGCAAATAAGGCGCGGAAAAGAGATCGTAAAAGAGATAGGACTGCAAAATTTAGAGCTAATTCACGGCGACATCTGCGAGTTTAAAAGTGATGAGAAATTTGACTACATCATCGCTCACGGCGTCTTTAGCTGGGTGCCTGACTTTGTAAAAGATGCTATTTTAAGGGTCGTAAGAGAAAATTTAAGCCAAAACGGCGTAGCATTTATATCTTACAACACTTATCCAGGCTGGAAGGTAAAGGATATATTACGTGATCTTATGTTGCTTGCTGCAGAAAAAAAAGAAGGAATAAGAGATAAATTACAATCAGCAAAAGAAGCACTTTTGGTCTTTAAGAAGGTGCTATTAAATAGAGATAGTGAGGCATTTGAAAAAGCTATACCTGCAAAATCGCTTATATCTAAAATAGATAATATCCTTGAAAATAGTGATAATTATATAGCTCATGAATTTTTAGAAGTTATAAATGATCCATTTTATTTTAAAGATTTTTGTAACAAAATAGATAAATTTGATTTGGCTTATCTTTGCGAAAGTGATCTTAATGATATTTTTGCGCCAGATTTTGGAAATAATCTTGTTGATGATTTTAAGAAGAAGCATTTTGGTGATCGTATACAAAGTGAGCAATTTTTTGATACATTAAACATGAGGCCTTTTAGACAGAGCCTAATAGTGCATAAGGAAGCTTATGAGCTTGTTAAAGAAAAACACATAGGGCCAAGCGACATAGCAAAGATAAATGTTGCTGTAAACTTTAAAAAAGTCGGTGATATGTGGGTTAGTGCAAACCAGGATAAGGCTATGCCACATGATATATCATGGCTTTGTGAAATATTTCATAAGATATACCCAGCAAGTATAAACCTTTCTCAGATTTTAGAAGTTTTACCAGAAGATAAGCTCAATGTCTATACTGCTTTTATAAGAGTGCTTTCAAGTGTTTTTGATGAGGCAATAGTTGGAACTAAAGAATTTTTAGATATCAAATATGAACCCGGAAAGACTAGATTAAAAGAAGCTCTTGTACCTTACATGAGGTATTTTTCTAAAAATGGGGTCGAAAAAGATATTGTTTTTGCTAATGAGTTAAATTTTAGTGAATCAAACTTCTTGCAAGAAGACTTTGACATCATTCTTGAGTTTAATGGTAAAAATACAGAAGCTGATATAGTCAATAAGGTGATAAAAAATATAAAAGCTGGCAAGTTAAATCTTGTAAATGAAAAAGACCAAAAACATCTTGCAGTACATGCAAAAGAGTATGTAAAAAGACTATCCATAATTCTAAGCATTGGTTTTGCATTTGAAGAGATAGAATAA
- a CDS encoding damage-inducible protein encodes MRKFFALIFCIFLTGCASKPSVKNLNLKSSLNYGGEELAKILEQDDAVAFSSNLREGVFIYISNAKVANYLGVVRAERHAKFSVKELGKNDLLIKSVNDLAQSFDASLERARELKCGTLVIRLKDKFQDLEAANKFLEQNESAFLKMSGEISCK; translated from the coding sequence ATGAGAAAGTTTTTTGCTCTTATATTTTGTATATTTCTAACAGGTTGTGCTAGCAAGCCAAGCGTGAAAAATCTAAATCTTAAAAGCAGCCTAAACTACGGCGGCGAAGAGCTTGCAAAGATACTTGAGCAAGATGATGCAGTAGCATTTAGCAGCAACTTGCGTGAGGGAGTTTTCATCTACATAAGTAACGCCAAAGTCGCAAACTATCTTGGCGTAGTAAGAGCTGAGAGACACGCTAAATTTAGCGTAAAAGAGCTAGGTAAAAACGATCTTTTGATAAAAAGCGTAAATGATCTCGCGCAAAGTTTTGATGCTAGTTTGGAGCGAGCTAGAGAGCTAAAATGCGGCACTTTAGTGATCAGGCTAAAAGATAAATTTCAAGATTTAGAAGCGGCAAATAAATTTTTAGAGCAAAACGAGAGCGCATTTTTAAAGATGAGTGGTGAGATAAGCTGCAAGTAG
- a CDS encoding 3'(2'),5'-bisphosphate nucleotidase CysQ family protein — protein MSELLNLAIKAAISAGGEIMKFYSSNGQALKVCLKDDSSPLTSADLAANEVILKELSKSGIKICSEESILQESDKDEFWLVDPLDGTKEFLARNGEFCVCIALIKEARPVLGVIFIPVSKELFYADENGAFKEILGTNDEVVEKQDLNEKAKSLNSFIFSSRRGETKKVELVRDSLNLEQKCIGSAIKFCRLAELGGIYVRFSPSYLWDNAAGEAVVKFSGGKVLNASDRCEPSYKLADLKSPFYVAFGKNALSLEDEVFRIIEQGR, from the coding sequence ATGAGCGAGCTTTTAAATTTAGCCATCAAGGCAGCCATCAGCGCTGGGGGTGAGATAATGAAATTTTACTCATCTAATGGCCAGGCGCTTAAAGTCTGCCTAAAAGATGACAGCTCGCCGCTAACTAGCGCTGACCTAGCGGCAAATGAGGTGATACTAAAAGAGCTAAGCAAAAGTGGGATAAAAATTTGCTCTGAAGAGAGCATCTTGCAAGAGAGTGACAAAGATGAGTTTTGGCTAGTTGATCCCCTTGATGGCACGAAAGAATTTTTAGCTAGAAATGGCGAATTTTGTGTTTGTATAGCGCTTATAAAAGAGGCTAGACCGGTGCTTGGCGTCATTTTTATCCCAGTTAGTAAAGAGCTTTTTTACGCTGATGAAAACGGCGCTTTTAAAGAAATTTTAGGCACAAATGATGAGGTCGTAGAAAAACAAGATCTAAATGAAAAAGCTAAAAGCTTAAATAGCTTCATCTTTTCAAGCAGAAGAGGCGAGACGAAGAAGGTTGAACTTGTAAGAGATAGTTTAAATTTAGAGCAAAAATGCATCGGATCTGCCATTAAATTTTGCCGTTTAGCCGAGCTTGGCGGGATATATGTGAGATTTAGCCCAAGCTATCTTTGGGACAATGCTGCAGGCGAGGCGGTAGTGAAATTTAGCGGTGGCAAGGTCTTAAACGCTAGCGACAGATGCGAGCCAAGCTACAAGCTAGCGGATCTAAAAAGCCCATTTTACGTAGCTTTTGGCAAAAATGCTTTGAGTTTAGAGGATGAAGTTTTTAGGATTATAGAGCAGGGAAGATAA
- a CDS encoding citrate synthase: protein MSSNTATLIDNRTGKSYEFPILKGTMGPDVIDISTFFSDTGMFTFDRGYTSTAMCRSAITYIDGLKGELMYRGYDIAYLAENKTFLDVAYLLLNKELPTNEQYRGFKDELKKRSFIHEGMMKLFDAFPDKAHPMAILQAAVSALSAFYSDHLNMDKPEEYHEMAMRIIAKIPTIAAFSYRYSRGLPIIYPNLDRGFTENFLYMMRGYPYEHVDLKPIEIKALDTVFMLHADHEQNASTTTVRTVGSTHAHPYACISAGIGALWGWAHGGANEGVIRQLEEIGSVANVDKYIARAKDKNDPFRLMGFGHRVYKNFDPRAKVLKKMRDQLMDEIGISSELIKIANRIEEIALNDDYFVSRNLYPNVDFHSGLILKALGIPNNMFAVIFVIGRTPGWISQWIELKEQDTIKIVRPRQLYVGETNRTPK, encoded by the coding sequence ATGTCATCAAATACAGCCACACTAATCGACAACCGAACTGGCAAAAGCTATGAATTTCCTATCCTAAAAGGCACGATGGGGCCAGACGTCATCGACATATCGACCTTCTTTAGCGACACTGGGATGTTTACCTTTGACAGAGGCTACACTTCAACTGCGATGTGCCGCTCAGCCATAACCTACATAGACGGCCTAAAGGGCGAGCTCATGTATAGGGGCTACGACATCGCCTATTTGGCTGAAAATAAGACATTTTTGGACGTTGCCTACCTGCTTTTAAACAAAGAGCTGCCAACGAACGAGCAATACAGGGGCTTTAAAGATGAGCTCAAAAAAAGGAGCTTCATACACGAGGGCATGATGAAGCTATTTGATGCATTTCCAGACAAAGCGCACCCTATGGCGATCTTGCAGGCAGCAGTCTCAGCGCTAAGTGCCTTTTACTCAGATCACCTAAATATGGACAAGCCTGAAGAGTATCACGAGATGGCTATGCGTATAATCGCCAAGATCCCAACGATCGCAGCCTTTAGCTACCGCTACTCACGCGGACTTCCTATTATATATCCAAATTTAGATCGTGGCTTTACTGAAAATTTCCTCTACATGATGAGGGGCTATCCATACGAGCACGTCGATCTTAAGCCTATCGAGATAAAGGCGCTTGACACGGTCTTTATGCTCCACGCTGACCACGAGCAAAACGCCTCGACGACTACCGTTAGGACTGTTGGCTCTACGCACGCGCACCCATACGCATGTATAAGCGCTGGTATCGGCGCTCTTTGGGGCTGGGCTCACGGTGGGGCAAACGAGGGCGTCATCCGCCAGCTTGAAGAGATCGGCTCGGTCGCAAACGTCGATAAATACATCGCTAGAGCAAAGGATAAGAACGATCCATTTAGGCTAATGGGCTTTGGTCACAGGGTCTATAAAAACTTCGACCCTCGCGCAAAGGTGCTTAAAAAGATGAGAGATCAGCTGATGGATGAGATCGGCATTAGCTCAGAGCTTATCAAGATCGCCAACCGCATCGAAGAGATCGCGCTAAATGACGACTACTTTGTAAGTAGAAATTTATATCCAAATGTTGATTTTCACTCAGGGCTCATCCTAAAAGCGCTTGGCATACCAAATAATATGTTTGCCGTCATTTTCGTGATCGGCAGGACGCCAGGCTGGATCAGCCAGTGGATCGAGCTAAAAGAGCAAGACACTATAAAGATCGTCCGTCCAAGACAGCTCTACGTCGGAGAGACAAACAGAACACCAAAATGA
- a CDS encoding cation:proton antiporter, producing the protein MQLHQASELSILVVLAFIVFASPYISKILRIPVAPAEILLGAVAGYIGVVGENEMFKLISEVGFFFLMFLAGMEIDLRMLINIDRKILRLGLIYLALIYALATALTLGLELSLLYIIIIPIMAVGMVFTLFKEYGKQQEWLNLSMLIATIGELLSITLLTFTAAYLQFGASINLWLTIGYLILFLAISVLSFKILDVLFWWYPGLKVVLMPHYDKDEKDIRLCIAVFFTMIALMLYLNLEVAFGAFIAGMFITTFFDHKKDLPHKLSSFGFGFLVPIFFIHIGSTFKLSSLGSSEVIKDAIFIFLAMLGTRVVSSLLFLGKLGFRGIFLFSVSQSMPLTLLIAVATIAHKSGEISDYSYSSFILASLAQAIIGAIIIKILMQSKSKE; encoded by the coding sequence TTGCAGTTACACCAAGCAAGCGAGCTTAGCATCCTTGTCGTTTTGGCATTTATCGTCTTTGCTTCGCCTTATATTTCTAAAATTTTACGCATCCCAGTTGCGCCTGCTGAGATACTACTTGGAGCGGTTGCTGGCTACATCGGAGTTGTCGGCGAAAACGAGATGTTTAAGCTCATCAGCGAAGTTGGCTTTTTCTTTTTGATGTTTCTAGCTGGCATGGAGATCGATCTTAGGATGCTAATAAACATCGACCGTAAAATTTTGCGCCTTGGGCTCATCTATCTAGCGCTCATCTATGCTCTAGCCACGGCTTTGACGCTAGGACTTGAGCTTAGCCTGCTTTACATTATCATCATCCCGATAATGGCCGTTGGTATGGTATTTACGCTATTTAAGGAGTATGGCAAGCAGCAAGAGTGGCTAAATTTAAGCATGCTAATAGCAACTATCGGCGAGCTTTTAAGCATCACGCTTCTAACCTTTACCGCTGCTTACTTGCAGTTTGGAGCGAGCATAAATTTATGGCTAACGATTGGCTATTTGATCCTATTTTTGGCTATCAGCGTGCTTAGCTTTAAAATTTTGGACGTGCTTTTTTGGTGGTATCCAGGGCTTAAAGTGGTGCTCATGCCGCACTACGACAAGGACGAGAAGGACATCAGGCTTTGCATTGCGGTATTTTTCACGATGATAGCTTTGATGCTCTATCTAAATTTAGAGGTTGCCTTTGGTGCGTTTATCGCAGGTATGTTTATCACGACATTTTTCGATCACAAAAAGGACTTGCCGCACAAGCTTTCAAGCTTTGGATTTGGCTTTTTGGTGCCGATATTTTTCATCCACATAGGCTCAACCTTTAAGCTTTCAAGCCTAGGATCTAGCGAAGTGATAAAGGATGCTATTTTTATATTTTTAGCGATGCTTGGCACGAGAGTTGTATCTAGTTTGCTCTTTTTGGGCAAGCTTGGCTTTAGAGGGATATTTTTATTTTCAGTTTCGCAGTCTATGCCGCTCACTCTTTTGATCGCAGTTGCTACTATCGCACACAAATCAGGCGAGATAAGTGACTATTCTTACTCATCTTTCATCCTAGCAAGCCTCGCACAAGCTATAATAGGAGCTATAATCATCAAAATTTTAATGCAATCAAAAAGCAAGGAGTAA
- the crcB gene encoding fluoride efflux transporter CrcB, which produces MLVNLLFAGLGGFIGAGCRFLAGELLKFSHFPLTTLGVNVLGSFIIGVLFCLNLSQSLRVFLVVGILGGFTTFSSFSLDSVKFLLEGELIKGFLNIFLNLSLCLLASYLGILLGKNL; this is translated from the coding sequence ATGCTTGTAAATTTACTTTTTGCGGGGCTTGGAGGCTTTATAGGGGCTGGGTGCAGGTTTTTAGCTGGCGAGCTACTAAAATTTAGCCACTTCCCGCTAACCACGCTTGGCGTAAATGTGCTTGGTAGTTTCATTATAGGCGTTTTATTTTGCTTAAATTTAAGCCAAAGTTTGAGAGTGTTCTTGGTCGTTGGCATACTTGGCGGCTTTACCACGTTTTCAAGCTTTAGCCTTGATAGCGTGAAATTTTTACTAGAAGGCGAACTCATAAAAGGCTTTTTAAATATATTTTTAAACCTTAGCCTTTGCCTACTTGCAAGCTATCTTGGCATTTTACTTGGTAAAAATTTGTGA
- a CDS encoding biotin synthase: protein MINVKTIMLCAICSVTQGNCAEDCAYCTQSAKAGADITKFKEKSVQQVVDEAKMAYKNHALGFCLVTSGARLNDKKTDYIASLARAVHKEVPNLMLIACNGMATYEQLCELKNAGVFSYNHNLETSRKYFSKICTTHSWDERYQTNLDAKRAGLMLCTGGIYGVGESETDRVSFRASLKELEPFSSPINFFIKSDALRLEEPPLSADEALKIVRETKSALPETRVMIAGGREKILGERQYEIFENGADAIVIGDYLTAKGEKASKDIEELTKRGFSFASICH, encoded by the coding sequence ATGATTAATGTAAAAACAATTATGCTTTGTGCGATATGCTCCGTCACGCAGGGAAACTGCGCTGAGGACTGCGCTTATTGCACGCAAAGTGCCAAAGCTGGCGCTGATATCACGAAATTTAAAGAAAAAAGCGTGCAGCAGGTGGTGGATGAGGCTAAAATGGCTTATAAAAACCACGCTCTTGGCTTTTGTTTAGTCACAAGTGGCGCCAGGCTAAATGACAAAAAGACCGACTACATCGCCTCTTTAGCAAGAGCTGTGCATAAAGAAGTGCCAAATTTGATGCTCATCGCATGTAACGGCATGGCGACTTACGAGCAGCTTTGTGAGCTCAAAAATGCTGGCGTTTTTAGCTATAACCACAACCTAGAAACAAGCCGCAAATATTTCTCAAAAATCTGCACAACGCACTCTTGGGACGAGAGATATCAGACAAATTTAGACGCAAAAAGGGCTGGGCTCATGCTTTGCACTGGCGGCATTTACGGCGTTGGCGAGAGCGAGACTGACAGGGTGAGCTTTAGAGCTAGCCTAAAAGAGCTTGAGCCATTTTCGTCGCCTATAAATTTTTTCATAAAAAGCGACGCACTAAGGCTTGAAGAGCCACCTCTTAGCGCGGATGAAGCCCTAAAAATCGTGCGTGAGACCAAAAGCGCGCTGCCAGAAACTAGGGTCATGATAGCTGGCGGCAGGGAGAAGATATTAGGCGAGAGGCAGTACGAGATCTTTGAAAATGGCGCCGATGCGATCGTGATAGGCGACTACCTCACCGCAAAGGGCGAGAAGGCAAGCAAGGACATCGAGGAGCTTACAAAGCGCGGATTTAGCTTTGCAAGCATCTGCCACTAA
- a CDS encoding ATP-binding protein, whose product MKIQKIHIKYFKAYEDFSIDFNKNNCLIYGENGTGKSSLYEALHSIFYYDNVRNISKIKIEEDYKNRSFKNKDIEICLNLDDGKTISIESDEINNNDFVYFNNSGKKIGDKVIFPNFYFANEKILNRLVKENFYIAIKDTLSFYFKQFCSIADANEDSNYKPYHTESVFHEFKDIEALKRKILNENIKPENETEDLYIRRIIESKIKQQNQYLKIILNKIPRDKINSILKDNFKENISISFDFEGARLDDSDILKFIEPNIKIKINDEDYKGKLYHHFNEAKLKLISVAIYFAIAKQYENSKPGGLKSLVLDDFLSSLDMANRKYIMQYILDEFKDYQKIILTHNLHFFNVIIKLLKLNNVESDWECKKLFIFDDKPEIYDHHTSYISRAEEELKKANLDTAANLLRKEFERICSEFEEALQIGKKEEMKIIIENLKNTSKIPFYNAYKNLIKILENFEDIIGKKCNSLATLQDYIKKQKDSILKFDKCKIKEIKINDFIKNILLNPMSHYDIENECYEKEFKDAIEQLKKLDEKLKIVQGVAKND is encoded by the coding sequence ATGAAAATTCAAAAAATCCATATTAAATATTTTAAGGCATATGAAGATTTTAGTATAGATTTTAATAAGAATAACTGCTTAATATACGGTGAAAATGGAACAGGTAAAAGTTCGCTCTATGAGGCATTGCATTCGATATTCTACTACGACAATGTAAGAAATATATCAAAAATAAAAATTGAAGAAGACTATAAGAATAGAAGTTTCAAGAATAAAGACATAGAAATATGTTTAAATTTAGACGACGGCAAAACAATTAGTATAGAATCTGATGAAATAAACAATAATGATTTTGTTTATTTTAACAATAGTGGAAAAAAAATAGGAGACAAAGTTATTTTTCCAAATTTTTACTTTGCCAATGAAAAAATATTAAATAGATTAGTTAAAGAAAATTTTTATATAGCCATCAAAGATACGCTATCTTTTTATTTCAAACAATTTTGTTCAATAGCAGATGCAAATGAAGATTCTAACTATAAACCATATCACACCGAAAGCGTATTCCATGAGTTTAAAGATATCGAAGCACTAAAAAGAAAAATCCTTAACGAGAATATTAAGCCGGAAAACGAAACAGAAGATTTATATATAAGAAGGATTATTGAAAGTAAAATAAAACAGCAAAATCAATACTTAAAGATCATACTCAATAAAATACCACGAGATAAGATAAATAGTATACTCAAAGATAACTTTAAAGAAAATATTTCCATATCATTTGATTTTGAAGGGGCAAGACTTGACGATAGTGATATTTTAAAATTTATTGAGCCTAACATTAAGATTAAAATAAACGATGAAGACTATAAAGGAAAACTATATCACCATTTCAATGAGGCAAAATTAAAATTAATAAGCGTTGCCATATATTTTGCTATTGCAAAACAGTATGAAAACTCAAAGCCGGGCGGTTTAAAATCGTTGGTCTTAGATGATTTCTTGAGTTCGCTAGATATGGCAAATAGAAAATACATAATGCAGTATATTTTAGACGAATTTAAGGACTATCAAAAAATTATCCTAACGCATAATTTGCATTTCTTTAACGTTATCATCAAATTATTAAAGTTAAATAATGTGGAAAGTGATTGGGAATGTAAAAAACTTTTTATTTTTGACGATAAACCAGAAATTTACGATCATCATACTAGCTATATTTCTAGGGCAGAAGAAGAACTTAAGAAAGCAAACCTAGACACTGCCGCAAATCTCCTAAGAAAGGAATTTGAAAGGATATGTAGCGAATTTGAAGAAGCTCTGCAAATCGGCAAAAAAGAAGAAATGAAAATAATAATTGAAAACTTAAAAAATACTAGTAAAATACCCTTTTATAATGCTTATAAAAATTTAATTAAAATTTTAGAAAATTTTGAAGATATTATTGGCAAAAAATGCAATAGCTTAGCTACGTTACAAGACTATATTAAAAAGCAAAAAGATAGCATTTTAAAATTTGATAAGTGCAAAATAAAAGAAATAAAAATAAATGACTTTATAAAAAATATACTTTTAAATCCAATGTCACATTATGATATAGAAAACGAATGCTACGAGAAAGAATTCAAAGATGCCATTGAACAACTAAAAAAGTTAGATGAAAAACTTAAAATTGTACAAGGTGTAGCAAAAAATGATTAA